The Acidobacteriota bacterium genome segment GCGAAAGCGCCGTCGCAGGTGGAGAAAAGCCAGGCTGTCGTCGACGAACGCACGGCGGGGTTCGAGGGTGTCCAGGGTACCCCGGCGCGGCGCGGCGGGGAAATCGCCGCCGGCCACCAGGTCTCGAATGGTCCATAGTCCGTTGGCCGAACCGATGGGCTCGGCGTCCGGGCCGCAGATCTTCATGCCGTTGTCCGGCAGGGGATTGTGAGAGGCGGTGACGGCCACCGCCGCGTCGAAATCGCGCCCGGCGTAATAGACCAGGGGTGACGAGGCCTCGCCGATGAAGGTCACGTCGGTTCCCTGCTCGCGCAGACCGTCGATCAGGGCCGCGGCCAGCGAGGGGCTCGACCGGCGCATGTCGTGGCCCACCAGCGCGGTGCGGGCGCCGAGGTGCACCGCCGTGGCGCGGCCGATCCGCCGGGCGAGAGGCTCGTCGATCGCCTCGGGGTAGGCCCCGCGGACATCGTAGGCCTTGAACACGCGCCGCAGGTCGCTCAAGGTCGTTCCTGCCGGCCGAAGTCGTCCTCCAGGCGGACCACGTCGTCCAGTTCGGGCGTGCTCACCTCCAGCAACTCCACCTCCTCGATCGCTTCGATGCGGTGCACCGTACCCGCCGGCAGGTAGACCACGCGGCCCGCGGCGATCTCGCCTTCCGCCTCGCCGTAGCGGACCCGGGCCCGGCCCCGGACCAGCAGCCACGCTTCTTCCTTCTTCTCGTGGTACTGGAGGGAAAGGCGGTGACCCTGGTGGATCACCAGGCGTTTCATCACCACCCGCTCGCCCACCACCAGCCATTCTTCGTGGCCCCAGGGTTTGTCCACCCGCTTGAAGGGCGGGCAAGGGATGGGGGAGACATTCGATTGCGCGTTCATCGCCGGCTTCCTTTCGGCATCCGTTCGGGACTGCGGGCAGGGCGAAGATAGCCGCCGCTCAGCGCCGCGTAAACCCCGGGGCGGGAGGCCCGCGGGAAGAACGAAATTGCAAGGTCGGCGCCGATCTCGTTTCCCGCCTGGCGGCCGGGACGTGGCCCCGCGGGCAGGCGGAAGCCCGCAAGAACGGGCAGGACGTCAGTTGAACGGTGTTCCCGGCGGATGCGCGGAAGTGGCATGGGCCTTGAATGGAACGACACCCCAGCCGGCGGTGTCACGCCCAGGGCGCGGCCGGCGGGCGGGAATCCGAGAGGTGCGAGCGATGAGGAGTCTGCGTTGGATTCCGCTGCTGGCCGTGCTGGTGGTGGTGGTGTCGTCAGGGGCCGTGAGCTGGGCAGGCACGATCTCCCTGGCCTGGGATCCGGTGGCCGACAGCGATGTGGCGGGCTACCGCGTGTATTACGGCACCAGCGCGGGCACCTACGACCAGGTGCAGGACGTGGGCAACGTCACCTCGACCACTCTCACCGGTCTCGATCCCTGCACCCGCTACTACATCGTGGTCAAGGCCTACGACAGCGGCGGTCTCGAGTCGGCCAACGACTCGAACCAGGTGGTGGGTCTGCCCCGACCCGTGGTTTCCGCCACCAGCCCCGCCAGTGGAGAGCAGGGCCGGAGTTTGACCCTGTCGGTCACGGGAGAGTCCTTCGACAGCGGGGCCGGCGTGGAGTTCTCGGGCGGCGGCATCACCGTCGACGCGGTGAACTACGTGGACTGCAACACGCTGAGTGTGGATATCACCATCGCCGGGAGCGCCGCCGTCGGTGCGCGGGACGTCACCGTGATCAACCCTGACGGCTCGTTCGGGACCGGTGCCGGGCTCTTTACGGTCACGGCCAACCCGGCGCCCACGGTCAGCGCCACCGATCCCGCCGCCGGAGCCACCGACGTGGCGGTCACGGTGCGCCCCACGGTGACCTTCAGCGAGGCGATGGATCCGGCGTCGATCACGTCCGCCAACGTGCGGCTGCTCGATGCTTCCGGCGCGGCGGTGGCCCAGGCCGCCGGCTCGCCCCAGCTTTCGGGGGATCGGCGTGTGGCGACCATCGTGCCCGCCGTGGACCTCGACGCGGGGGCCACCTATCGCATCTGGGTGCGCGGACCCGGCGGCGTGCGCGACGAGGCGGGCAAGGAAATGGCCGCCGACTTCGAGCAGAGTCCGGGCTTCACCACCGCCGCGGCGGCCGACACCCAGGGGCCCCGGGTCACGGGCACCGATCCGGCGGCCGGGGCCGGCGGCGTGAGCGTGCAGGTCCAGCCGGTGGTGACCTTCGACGAGGCCCTCGATCCGGCCAGCGTCAGCGCTTCCACGATCCAGTTGATCGACACCCAGGGAGTGGCGGTGGCCCAGGCCGCCGGCTCGCCCGTGCTTTCCGCCGACGGCAGAAGCGCGACCCTCACGCCGGCGGCGGCACTGGCCGAGAACAGCACCTACCGGGTGCGGGTGGTGGGCGGCGCCGGCGGTGTCCGGGACCTGGCCGGCAACCCGATGGACCAGACCTGGACCCAGTCTCCGGGCTTCACCACCGAGAACCTTCCTCCTTCCGCGGTTTCCGGGCTTCGCCGGACCGACGTGAGGTAACGCTCCAGTCTTCGGGAAGAACAAGGGAAACTCCGAGACCTCCCCCAAGGCCTCGACTCGGGACCCCGGCCGCCACAACGGTCGGGGTCCCTTGTTTCGCGCTGGAGCACCGGGCCGTCAGGCCGATTACGAAAAGGAAATCGGCGGCCGGGTCCGACGGCGCACCGTCGGAGGGCCCCCGCCGTAACTCTTGCAAACAGGCGTGTTGAAGAAAACGCCGCCGGGGAGGCGCCGAGTCCTGATCGTGGAACGGGCCTTGCATGAAAAGGGCTCGGGCGGTTCGGAGGGAGCCCCCCGGAGAGGACCTGCATGAACGCCACGAGGCTCAGCCGCCAGGGTCGGACGGCTGCCCTGATTGCTCTTGTCGGTCTGCTCGCCACGGTGCCCATGGCCGGGGCGGGAACGATTTCGCTGGCCTGGGATCCGGTGCCGGACAGCGATCTGGCAGGCTACCGGGTCTACTACGGCACGGCTCCCGGCCTGCTCGATCGCCAGCAGGATGCCGGGCTCTCCACCAGCGCCACCCTGACCGGGCTGACCGACTGCCGCATGTGGTACGCGGCGGTGCGGGCCTACGACACCGGCGGGCTCGAAAGCGCCGGGGACAGCAACCAGGTGCAGGGCCTGCCCCGGCCGGTGATCACCCGCGTCGAGCCGGCCAGCCTGCGCCAGGGCGAAACCGCCACCCTGACCGTCAGCGGCGCCAACTTCGATGGGGGCGATGGGAACTATCCGCCCGCACAGGTGCTTTTCGGCAACAGCGGCCTTGTGGTCGAGCAGACCACGGTGGACGCCTGTGGAACCCTCCGCGTGCGCGTGCGGGCGGCCTCGGACGCGGCCACGGGGTGGTCCTCCCTGACCGTGGAAAACCCGGATCGCTCCTGGAGCGACCCTTCGCCCCACCCCTGGGTCTTCGGCACTCTGGCCGAGGCGGTCGAAGTGCTGCCCGCACCGAACGACACCACGCCCCCGCGGGTCACCAGCAGTGATCCCGGGGCCGGCGCCGGCCAGGTTCCGGTCACCTTCGAGCCGCGGTTGACCTTCAGCGAGGCGCTCGATCCCGCCAGCGTGACGGCCTCGACCGTGCAGATTCTCGATGCTTCCGGCGCGCCGGTGGCCCAGCAGGCCGGCTGGCCCCGGGTCTCCGGTGCGGTGGTGACCCTCAAGCCCGCCCAGCCCCTGGCCTCCGGCGCCACCTACCGCCTTTTCGCGCGGGGCGGCGCCGGCGGTGTCCAGGACCAGGCCGGCAACCCCCTGGCCGCCAGCTACACCCAGTCGCCCGGCTTCACCACCGCTGCCGACCAGCGGGACTCCTCCAGCCGGCCCACGGTGCTCGACGCCTTCCCGGGCGCCGGCGCGGTGGGGGTCAGTCGCCAGCTCGCCGAGGTGCGGATCACCTTCGATCGGGACATGAGCGGCCTGGCCACCGTCTTCAGCCCCGCCGAGTTGCGACAGCGGCTGGCGGTGCTCGACGGCGACCGGCCCCTGGCCCAGCTCGACACTTCGCCCCGCTTCGAGTCCGGGGGACGGACCATCCGCCTGCTGCTGGCCGAGAGCCTGCTGGCGGATCATGCCTACACCACCATGGTTCACCTGGGCGGCGATGCGGCCCTCGATCGGTTGCGGAGAGCGGGCCATGGCGACCTGTACATGGACGGCGTGTGGATGACCCGTCCGGCGTGGCGGGTGGAAGGCGCCCTCGAGCAGATTTCCTACCGGGATCCTGCGGGCGGCCCCGAGACCAGCCTCGAGCCCAACTCGGGCCAGGCCCCGCTGACCAGCTCCGGCGTGCCCACCGGGGCCGAGTTCCGGGTGCGCTTCGGTGTGCCCGTGGCTCCACGGTCGGCCAACGACAGCGTCTTTCGCGTGCTGACCAAGGTGGGCCGACGCTACCAGCCGGTGCCCCTGCAGCAGGTCCTGCTGGAGGACGGCGGGCGCACGGTGCTGCTGCGCCCCAAGCAGGCTTTGCCGGCGGGCTCGTGGGGCATGGTGCAGGTGCGCACCGGTCCCCTGGGCGTGGTGCTGATCGGTGAGAGCGGCGAGTTCCTGCTGCCCGCCGGCAGCAGCGTGGGCGCGCCTTTCGCCACGGAAGTCGAGCCCCAGGAAGCCACCGGGGCCCTGGGGGTGGCCGAATGATCCGGGGAGGAAGAGCCATGAAGATCGTGGGCGGGATGGCGCTCATCCTGGCCGTGCTGGCCCTGGCGGGCGGCGGGGTTCGGGCCGGAGAACTGGTGCTCGCCTGGGGCGAGCCCACCGACGATCTGACCGCCGGCTTCGAGGTGGAGGTGCTGGACGAGGATGGCCGGATGGTGCAGGTGCTCGACGTGGGGCTGGCCACCCGGGCCGTGATCACGGGCCTGGCCGACGGTCGGCGCTACGGCTTCCGCCTGCGCCCCTACGACAGCTTCGGCAATGCCGCGGCCCGCGCCGGTCGCACCCTGGTCAGCTATCCCGCGCCGCGGATCGACGGGGTGGAGGGAGATGTGCGGCCGGGTCGGGAGAGCCTGGTTTCGATCAGCGGCGCCAACTTCGACGACGGCGCCTGGGTGCTCTCCCGGAGAGAGGGGTTGACGGTGGTGCAGACCACCGTGATTCGCCATGACCTGGCGGTGATCGCGGTGCTGGCGGAGGATGCCGCGGGCGTGTCGCCGGCCGACCTGCTGGTGGTCAATCCCGTGCCCAAGGCGCCGGCCTACGCGGCGGCTCACCCGGCCGTGCTCGACCTGGACGGGTCGGGCGGCCTGGACGAGCGCGACCTGGCCTTGCTCGAGCAGCTCTTCGGCGTGGAGCGGGGCGATCCCGTCTACCGCACCTCGTGGGACCCCACCGGCGACGGGGTGATCGACGGCGAGGACGCCGCCTGGCTGCGGGAGGCCCTCTCGCGCCGGGCGCGTCGGGCCAGGAGGGCGCCTTGACCGGTTCTTCCTCCGTCACGAGATTGGACCCGGAGGGAAGTTCCACCTGCCGGGCGCCGGATGGCGTCGGGAAGGAGTGTCTTCTGGACGGGCCGGACGTCTTCTTCCGAGGAGTCGTGGAGGGTATGCGCTGCGGGATCGTCACCGTGGACCAGGAGGGCTGCGTGCTGACGGTCAACGAGCTGGCGCGGGAGATCCTCGAACTCGACGAACCGGTGGCCCAGGGGCGGCCGGTGCGCGACGCGCTCGCCCGTCACCCGCGGCTGGCCGAGGTGCTGATCGACGCGCTGGAAATGTCCCAGCTCCCCAATCGGGCCGAGATGGAGATCCGTTCCAGGGAAGACGACGGCCGCACCATCGGCTTTACCATCTCGCCGATCGTGGCGGAGGGGCGGCAACTCGGTGTGGCGCTGTTCTTCAAGGACCTGACCCAGGTCGAGCGCCAGGAAGAGCAGGACCGCTTGCGCGACCGCCTGGCGGCCCTGGGACAGATGGCCGCCAGCCTGGCCCACGAGATACGCAATCCCCTGGCCTCCATCGAGGTGATGGCCACCCTGTTGCGCCGCAAGCTGGCCCGCTGCGGCGCGGGCGACGATGCGCTGGCATCGGTGGAGAAGATCGCCGCCGAGGTGGCCCGACTCAACCAGACGGTCACCCGCGGCCTGGAGTTCGCCCGGCCCATCGCTCCGGAAATGCAGCGCCGCTCCCTGGCCGCGGCCCTCGACGAAGCCCTGGCCGAAGCCCGGGCGCGCTTCCCCGACAGCCAGGTGATCGTCGAGCGTCGTTATGACCCCCAAGCTCCCGACGTGGAGCACGATCCCGCGTTGATGCGGCAGGTCTTCACCAACATCCTGGTCAACGCCTACCAGGCGGTGGGGGAGGAGGGCAAGATCGAGGTGGATATTCGCCCGGTGGCGCGTCCCCAGCGCCAGCCGGGGGCGGTGGATGTGACCATCCGGGACGACGGACCGGGCATTCCCCCGGAGGTGCGGGACAAGATTTTCTACCCCTTCGTCACCACCAAGGAGGGTGGATCGGGGATTGGCCTCGCCATGGCGCGAAAAATCGTAGAATGCCACCATGGCATGATCGACGTGTCCGTGGGCGAGCAGGGAGGGACGGCCTTCACCCTCCGGCTGCCGGTGGCGGTCGATGACGGGCAGGGGCGCGGGTAGGAGAACCCATGCGGAAGATTCTGGTTGCCGAGGACGAGCGCAACCTGCGGGAAGGCATCGCCGAGGCTTTCGTCGACGCGGGGCACGAAGTGGTCCAGGCGGAAGCGGGTGACGAAGCTCTCGAGGCCTTGGAAGAGCAGGTCTTCGACCTGGTCATCACCGATTACAAGATGCCCGTTGTCGACGGCCTGGAGCTGTTGCGCCGGGTGCGGATGATCAACGACTCGACGGCGGTGATCATGATGACCGCCTACGGCACCGTGGAAGGCGCCGTGCAGGCCATGCGCCTGGGGGCCTACGACTACATCCAGAAACCCTTCAACCTCGAGGAACTGGAGCTGAAGGCCGAGCGGGCTCTCGAGCACCGGCGCCTGCTCTCCCGGCTGATGGAGTTCGACCGGCGCGACCTGGTCGGCCGCTTCGACAACATCGTCGGCGAGTCGCCGGCCATGCGGCGGGTTTTCGAGGTGTTGAGCAAGGTGGCGCCGTCCAACGCCACCGTGCTGATTCTCGGCGAGACCGGCACCGGCAAGGAGCTGATCGCCGAGGCGATTCATCGCAACTCCACCCGGGCCGACGGCCCTTTCGTCAAGATCAACTGCGCGGCACTGCCCGACAATCTGCTCGAGTCCGAACTCTTCGGTCACGAGCGGGGAGCGTTCACCGGCGCCGATCGCCAGCGGGTCGGCCGCTTCGAACTGGCCAACGAGGGGACGCTCTTCCTCGACGAGATCGGCACCATGTCCGCGGGTACCCAGGCCAAGGTGCTGCGGGTGCTCCAGGAACGGGAGTTCGAGCGATTGGGCGGGACTCGGAGCATCAAGTCCGACGTCCGCCTGATCGCCGCGACCAACCGCGACCTGGAGGCGGCGATCGCCGCCGGCGAATTCCGCGAAGATCTCTTCTACCGCCTCAATGTGGTGACGATCAACATGCCTCCCCTGCGGGAGCGCAAGGAAGACATCGTCCCGCTGGCGACCTACTTCCTCCAGCGCTTCGGCGAAGATCTGAAGAAGCCGATGCACGGCTTTTCCCCCGGAGCCCTGCGCGCCCTGACTCGTCACAACTGGCCCGGCAATATCCGCGAGTTGGAGAACACCATCGAGCGCGCCGTCCTGATGGCCGACAGCGGCATGATCAAGCCGGGCGACCTCACCCTGGGGCAGGGTGGCGGCGCCGGCGACGAGCGCTCGCGCATGTCCGCCGTCCTGCGCCTGCCCGCCGAGGGCATGGCCCTCGAGGAGCTCGAGAAGATGGCGATTCTCGAGGCCCTGCGCATGAACGACTGGATCCAGAAAGACGCCGCCCGC includes the following:
- a CDS encoding phosphomannose isomerase type II C-terminal cupin domain is translated as MNAQSNVSPIPCPPFKRVDKPWGHEEWLVVGERVVMKRLVIHQGHRLSLQYHEKKEEAWLLVRGRARVRYGEAEGEIAAGRVVYLPAGTVHRIEAIEEVELLEVSTPELDDVVRLEDDFGRQERP
- a CDS encoding ATP-binding protein, with product MGPHRRRGDRRRGRRLAAGGPLAPGASGQEGALTGSSSVTRLDPEGSSTCRAPDGVGKECLLDGPDVFFRGVVEGMRCGIVTVDQEGCVLTVNELAREILELDEPVAQGRPVRDALARHPRLAEVLIDALEMSQLPNRAEMEIRSREDDGRTIGFTISPIVAEGRQLGVALFFKDLTQVERQEEQDRLRDRLAALGQMAASLAHEIRNPLASIEVMATLLRRKLARCGAGDDALASVEKIAAEVARLNQTVTRGLEFARPIAPEMQRRSLAAALDEALAEARARFPDSQVIVERRYDPQAPDVEHDPALMRQVFTNILVNAYQAVGEEGKIEVDIRPVARPQRQPGAVDVTIRDDGPGIPPEVRDKIFYPFVTTKEGGSGIGLAMARKIVECHHGMIDVSVGEQGGTAFTLRLPVAVDDGQGRG
- a CDS encoding Ig-like domain-containing protein, with protein sequence MRSLRWIPLLAVLVVVVSSGAVSWAGTISLAWDPVADSDVAGYRVYYGTSAGTYDQVQDVGNVTSTTLTGLDPCTRYYIVVKAYDSGGLESANDSNQVVGLPRPVVSATSPASGEQGRSLTLSVTGESFDSGAGVEFSGGGITVDAVNYVDCNTLSVDITIAGSAAVGARDVTVINPDGSFGTGAGLFTVTANPAPTVSATDPAAGATDVAVTVRPTVTFSEAMDPASITSANVRLLDASGAAVAQAAGSPQLSGDRRVATIVPAVDLDAGATYRIWVRGPGGVRDEAGKEMAADFEQSPGFTTAAAADTQGPRVTGTDPAAGAGGVSVQVQPVVTFDEALDPASVSASTIQLIDTQGVAVAQAAGSPVLSADGRSATLTPAAALAENSTYRVRVVGGAGGVRDLAGNPMDQTWTQSPGFTTENLPPSAVSGLRRTDVR
- a CDS encoding sigma-54 dependent transcriptional regulator encodes the protein MRKILVAEDERNLREGIAEAFVDAGHEVVQAEAGDEALEALEEQVFDLVITDYKMPVVDGLELLRRVRMINDSTAVIMMTAYGTVEGAVQAMRLGAYDYIQKPFNLEELELKAERALEHRRLLSRLMEFDRRDLVGRFDNIVGESPAMRRVFEVLSKVAPSNATVLILGETGTGKELIAEAIHRNSTRADGPFVKINCAALPDNLLESELFGHERGAFTGADRQRVGRFELANEGTLFLDEIGTMSAGTQAKVLRVLQEREFERLGGTRSIKSDVRLIAATNRDLEAAIAAGEFREDLFYRLNVVTINMPPLRERKEDIVPLATYFLQRFGEDLKKPMHGFSPGALRALTRHNWPGNIRELENTIERAVLMADSGMIKPGDLTLGQGGGAGDERSRMSAVLRLPAEGMALEELEKMAILEALRMNDWIQKDAARFLRISSRVMNYKIQKYEITHPRWARNRSPV
- a CDS encoding fibronectin type III domain-containing protein, with amino-acid sequence MKIVGGMALILAVLALAGGGVRAGELVLAWGEPTDDLTAGFEVEVLDEDGRMVQVLDVGLATRAVITGLADGRRYGFRLRPYDSFGNAAARAGRTLVSYPAPRIDGVEGDVRPGRESLVSISGANFDDGAWVLSRREGLTVVQTTVIRHDLAVIAVLAEDAAGVSPADLLVVNPVPKAPAYAAAHPAVLDLDGSGGLDERDLALLEQLFGVERGDPVYRTSWDPTGDGVIDGEDAAWLREALSRRARRARRAP
- a CDS encoding Ig-like domain-containing protein is translated as MNATRLSRQGRTAALIALVGLLATVPMAGAGTISLAWDPVPDSDLAGYRVYYGTAPGLLDRQQDAGLSTSATLTGLTDCRMWYAAVRAYDTGGLESAGDSNQVQGLPRPVITRVEPASLRQGETATLTVSGANFDGGDGNYPPAQVLFGNSGLVVEQTTVDACGTLRVRVRAASDAATGWSSLTVENPDRSWSDPSPHPWVFGTLAEAVEVLPAPNDTTPPRVTSSDPGAGAGQVPVTFEPRLTFSEALDPASVTASTVQILDASGAPVAQQAGWPRVSGAVVTLKPAQPLASGATYRLFARGGAGGVQDQAGNPLAASYTQSPGFTTAADQRDSSSRPTVLDAFPGAGAVGVSRQLAEVRITFDRDMSGLATVFSPAELRQRLAVLDGDRPLAQLDTSPRFESGGRTIRLLLAESLLADHAYTTMVHLGGDAALDRLRRAGHGDLYMDGVWMTRPAWRVEGALEQISYRDPAGGPETSLEPNSGQAPLTSSGVPTGAEFRVRFGVPVAPRSANDSVFRVLTKVGRRYQPVPLQQVLLEDGGRTVLLRPKQALPAGSWGMVQVRTGPLGVVLIGESGEFLLPAGSSVGAPFATEVEPQEATGALGVAE